A genomic segment from Luteolibacter ambystomatis encodes:
- a CDS encoding AI-2E family transporter, which yields MSRYPTRFQQKTLWNAATGLGILVLGALLVGFTWLIGQMFGFLQPVLIPLLIAGVIAYLLDPVVVWLEKRGMKRLWAVMIVFLALLLTFGGMAAALMPGIKSGKQTLQRVFQPNKQATPDPTDEDDKHLIPQLVRSLKKLRADHATDPIGYALAEVDDLGKAVETPSDDETLEFLEKTRIGRMFFENKATILSTGRTWLSTGTSKVLAFLGLVLGMIMVPVYLFFFLKESAAIRDHWHDYVPLKASRFKTELVDCLKEINGYLISFFRGQVLVALIDGVLVGIGLTIYGLPYGLLIGAFMAILGVIPYIGNILCLVPACIIGYLHAQGVAPWGLGPGGYVIGVVAIFIGVQQINSLVTAPKIVGDSVGLHPLTVIFSMLFWSLVLGGFVGALLAVPLTAAVKVLFRRYIWERQLKEDAETAGGPRMFDD from the coding sequence ATGTCGCGCTACCCCACCCGCTTCCAGCAAAAGACGCTCTGGAATGCCGCCACCGGTCTCGGGATTCTCGTGCTTGGCGCGTTGCTGGTCGGCTTCACCTGGCTGATCGGGCAGATGTTCGGTTTCCTCCAACCGGTCTTGATCCCGCTGCTGATCGCAGGCGTGATCGCCTACCTTCTCGATCCCGTCGTCGTGTGGCTGGAGAAGCGCGGGATGAAACGGCTGTGGGCGGTGATGATCGTGTTCCTCGCCCTGCTGCTCACCTTCGGCGGCATGGCCGCGGCCCTCATGCCCGGCATCAAGAGCGGCAAGCAGACCCTCCAGAGAGTCTTCCAGCCGAACAAGCAGGCCACCCCGGACCCGACCGATGAGGATGACAAGCATCTCATTCCCCAGCTCGTCCGGTCGCTGAAGAAGCTCCGCGCCGATCACGCCACTGATCCCATCGGCTATGCGCTCGCGGAGGTGGATGATCTCGGCAAGGCGGTCGAAACGCCGTCCGATGACGAGACGCTCGAATTCCTCGAAAAGACCCGCATCGGCCGCATGTTCTTCGAAAACAAGGCCACCATCCTCTCCACCGGCCGCACCTGGCTCAGCACCGGCACCAGCAAGGTGCTGGCCTTCCTCGGCCTCGTGCTCGGCATGATCATGGTGCCAGTCTATCTGTTTTTCTTCCTCAAGGAGTCCGCCGCCATCCGCGATCACTGGCACGACTACGTCCCCCTGAAAGCCTCGCGCTTCAAGACCGAGCTGGTCGATTGTCTGAAGGAGATCAACGGCTACCTCATCTCGTTCTTCCGTGGGCAGGTGCTCGTCGCCCTGATCGATGGCGTACTCGTCGGCATCGGCCTCACGATCTACGGCCTGCCCTACGGCCTGCTGATCGGTGCCTTCATGGCCATCCTCGGAGTCATCCCCTACATCGGCAACATCCTCTGCCTTGTGCCCGCCTGCATCATCGGCTATCTGCATGCCCAAGGCGTCGCGCCGTGGGGCCTCGGGCCGGGCGGCTACGTGATCGGCGTGGTGGCGATCTTCATCGGCGTGCAGCAGATCAATTCGCTGGTGACCGCACCGAAGATCGTCGGCGACTCGGTCGGCCTGCATCCCTTGACGGTGATCTTCTCCATGCTGTTCTGGTCCTTGGTGCTCGGTGGCTTCGTCGGCGCGCTGCTCGCCGTGCCTTTGACCGCCGCGGTGAAGGTGCTGTTCCGCCGCTACATCTGGGAACGCCAGCTCAAGGAAGACGCTGAAACCGCCGGGGGACCGCGGATGTTTGATGACTGA
- the nusB gene encoding transcription antitermination factor NusB → MPSRRQIREAVIQFLYCADLEGGADPVALREPFWEFITESDRRNLQVATFRTVSHLAHGRETRLEEFVARKTLADAFLSARPEAERLKLELARIDELEAKWSAAFDQLNRIPREGDDDAVAGKIEFALNALFKIDRDLAASRKRFLLGTEDHPVLRGQLEAVSATVRRLQRISDRLRMVEAPEQFPDQADLAKLRESRSEIAALRSESDKMVDGILRTKEELDERLAQVVENYVPERIDPVDRAVLRLAAYEIYHAGVPHKVVINEAIELAKRFGTTDSGRFVNGVLDRLAKDASPSA, encoded by the coding sequence ATGCCTAGCCGCCGTCAGATCCGCGAAGCGGTCATCCAGTTTTTGTATTGCGCCGATCTCGAAGGTGGAGCCGATCCGGTCGCCCTGCGCGAGCCGTTCTGGGAATTCATCACCGAGTCGGACCGCCGCAATCTCCAGGTCGCGACCTTCCGCACCGTGTCCCATCTCGCGCATGGCCGTGAGACACGCCTGGAGGAATTCGTGGCGCGCAAGACCCTCGCGGATGCCTTTCTCTCCGCCCGCCCGGAAGCCGAGCGCCTGAAGCTGGAGCTCGCCCGCATCGACGAGCTGGAAGCCAAATGGAGCGCCGCCTTCGACCAGCTCAACCGCATCCCGCGCGAAGGCGATGACGATGCCGTGGCCGGCAAGATCGAGTTCGCGCTCAACGCCCTTTTCAAGATCGACCGCGATCTCGCCGCCAGCCGCAAGCGCTTCCTGCTCGGCACCGAGGATCATCCGGTGCTCCGCGGCCAGCTTGAGGCGGTGTCCGCCACGGTGCGCCGGCTCCAGCGCATCTCCGACCGCCTGCGCATGGTCGAAGCTCCGGAACAATTCCCCGACCAGGCCGATCTGGCAAAGCTCCGCGAGTCCCGCTCCGAGATCGCCGCGCTGCGCAGTGAGTCCGACAAGATGGTCGATGGCATCCTCCGCACCAAGGAGGAGCTCGACGAGCGCCTCGCCCAGGTGGTCGAGAACTACGTCCCCGAGCGTATCGATCCCGTGGACCGTGCGGTGCTGCGTCTCGCCGCGTATGAGATTTACCACGCAGGCGTGCCGCACAAGGTGGTGATCAACGAGGCGATCGAACTCGCCAAACGTTTCGGCACCACCGACTCCGGTCGCTTCGTCAATGGCGTCTTGGATCGCCTGGCGAAGGACGCGAGCCCGAGTGCGTGA
- a CDS encoding bifunctional 3,4-dihydroxy-2-butanone-4-phosphate synthase/GTP cyclohydrolase II translates to MSESALEFSPIEEIIAEVAAGRLVIVADDPSRENEADLIGAASLCTPEMVNFMAVHARGLICAPITAERAQHLELPQMARRNREGQKTAFTVSVDAARGITTGISAADRALAVKLLADGSVGPDDFVQPGHVFPLAAMEGGVLRRAGHTEAAIDLARLAGLPPAGVICEVMNDDGTMARVGQLGDYQKKHGLKACTIAQLIEWRRKSEKLVEREQTIKLPTDYGDFDCHLYKVHTDGSHHLALSKGPIDPEKPVLVRVHSECLTGDVFLSKRCDCGGQLAKALERISQEGGVLLYLRQEGRGIGLAAKIHAYKLQELGLDTIEANEKLGFASDLRDYGMGAQILCDLGVRRIRLLTNNPKKVVGLGGYGLEIVEQLPISLPANPHNEKYLETKKLRMGHTL, encoded by the coding sequence GTGTCCGAGAGCGCATTGGAATTCAGCCCGATTGAGGAAATCATCGCCGAGGTGGCTGCCGGCCGGTTGGTCATCGTGGCGGACGACCCCTCCCGAGAGAACGAGGCCGACCTCATCGGGGCCGCCTCGCTCTGCACGCCGGAAATGGTCAATTTCATGGCGGTCCACGCCCGCGGGCTGATCTGTGCGCCGATCACCGCCGAGCGAGCGCAGCACTTGGAACTTCCCCAGATGGCCCGCCGCAACCGCGAGGGCCAGAAAACCGCCTTCACCGTCTCCGTGGATGCCGCCAGAGGCATCACCACCGGTATTTCCGCCGCCGACCGTGCGCTGGCGGTCAAGCTGCTGGCCGATGGCAGCGTGGGTCCGGACGATTTCGTACAGCCGGGCCATGTCTTCCCCCTCGCCGCCATGGAGGGCGGCGTGCTGCGCCGCGCCGGTCATACCGAAGCCGCCATCGATCTGGCCCGCCTCGCCGGTCTGCCACCCGCAGGAGTGATCTGTGAAGTGATGAATGATGACGGCACGATGGCCCGTGTCGGCCAGCTCGGTGACTATCAGAAGAAGCACGGCCTGAAAGCCTGCACCATCGCCCAGCTCATCGAATGGCGGCGCAAGTCGGAGAAACTCGTCGAGCGCGAGCAGACCATCAAGCTGCCCACCGACTACGGTGATTTCGACTGCCATCTCTACAAGGTCCACACCGATGGATCGCACCACCTCGCCCTTTCGAAAGGTCCTATCGACCCGGAAAAGCCGGTGCTCGTCCGCGTCCACTCCGAGTGCCTGACCGGTGACGTGTTCCTCTCAAAGCGCTGCGATTGCGGCGGCCAGCTCGCCAAGGCTCTGGAGCGTATCTCCCAGGAAGGTGGCGTGCTGCTCTACCTCCGCCAGGAAGGCCGTGGCATCGGCCTCGCCGCGAAGATCCACGCCTACAAGCTCCAGGAACTAGGCCTCGACACCATCGAGGCCAATGAAAAGCTCGGCTTCGCCTCCGACCTGCGCGACTACGGCATGGGTGCCCAGATCCTCTGCGATCTCGGCGTGCGTCGCATCCGCCTGCTCACGAACAACCCGAAAAAGGTCGTCGGTCTCGGCGGCTACGGCCTGGAAATCGTCGAGCAACTGCCGATCAGCCTGCCCGCCAACCCGCACAACGAGAAGTATCTCGAAACGAAGAAGCTGCGGATGGGCCACACGCTGTGA
- a CDS encoding glycosyl hydrolase family 8, whose translation MIRPSGFTQEQQDADVRAAYDAWKKDYVKEAGKDPTTGRTLYRVAFGKTPPKSGVTVSEGQGYGMVIVAIMAGHDPEARALFDGLYLFAKAHPDKKTPGLMQWRVPLEAADHGGGTSAFDGDADIAQGLILAHAQWGGGGVVPYKEAAKEVIAAQLKGCVGPQSRLPLLGNWVKADDKKFNQYTPRSSDLLPSHFRTWAKFSGDPVWNTVADNCSAVVDALQKNYSPESGLLPDFIIDAKPPSAAKPAGPKFLEGENDGAYFYNAGRDPWRIGTDALLNGNAASTAQARKMAAWVRRATGGDAAKIKAGYKLDGKPVEGSDYSSIFFVSPFGVAAMLDQENQKLLDSIYGKSRKSRQEYYEDSVNLLCLLVMTGNYWEM comes from the coding sequence GTGATCCGGCCTTCTGGCTTTACGCAGGAGCAGCAGGATGCGGACGTGCGGGCCGCCTATGACGCGTGGAAGAAGGACTATGTGAAGGAGGCGGGCAAGGACCCGACTACGGGCAGGACGCTCTATCGCGTGGCGTTCGGAAAGACGCCGCCGAAGTCCGGGGTGACGGTGTCCGAGGGGCAGGGCTACGGCATGGTGATCGTGGCGATCATGGCGGGGCATGATCCGGAGGCGCGGGCGTTGTTCGATGGATTGTATCTGTTTGCGAAGGCCCATCCCGACAAGAAGACGCCGGGGCTGATGCAGTGGCGGGTGCCGCTGGAGGCTGCCGACCATGGCGGCGGCACCAGCGCTTTCGATGGTGATGCGGATATCGCGCAGGGACTGATCCTGGCGCATGCGCAATGGGGCGGGGGTGGGGTGGTTCCTTACAAGGAGGCGGCGAAGGAGGTGATCGCGGCCCAGTTGAAAGGCTGCGTCGGACCGCAAAGCCGTTTGCCGCTGCTGGGCAACTGGGTGAAGGCGGATGACAAGAAGTTCAACCAATACACGCCGCGTAGTTCGGACCTGCTGCCCTCGCACTTCCGGACGTGGGCGAAGTTCTCCGGTGATCCGGTTTGGAACACGGTGGCGGACAACTGCTCCGCGGTGGTGGATGCACTTCAGAAGAACTACAGCCCGGAGTCGGGTCTGCTGCCGGATTTCATCATCGATGCGAAACCGCCTTCAGCCGCGAAGCCGGCGGGGCCGAAGTTTTTGGAGGGAGAGAACGATGGCGCGTATTTCTACAACGCCGGACGTGATCCATGGAGGATCGGGACCGATGCGCTTCTGAATGGAAACGCGGCGTCCACCGCGCAGGCCAGGAAGATGGCGGCGTGGGTCCGGAGGGCCACCGGTGGAGATGCGGCGAAGATCAAGGCGGGTTACAAGCTGGACGGAAAGCCTGTGGAGGGCAGCGACTATTCCAGCATCTTCTTCGTCTCGCCCTTCGGAGTGGCGGCGATGCTGGATCAGGAGAACCAGAAGCTGTTGGATTCGATCTACGGGAAGTCTCGTAAATCGAGGCAGGAGTATTATGAGGATTCGGTGAACCTGCTGTGCCTGCTGGTGATGACGGGGAATTATTGGGAAATGTAG
- the ribH gene encoding 6,7-dimethyl-8-ribityllumazine synthase, protein MSSALPPRPRIIGPKVRICIVASKYNEQYTDALVENTVEELGVLVPQARVDLIRVPGAFEIPVTIANVLDREPPACVIALGLIIRGGTDHADQIATSITQSLQQLAIQSKRPVIHEVLLVNDEKQAYARCIGANLNRGREAARAAASMIDIFMELDRSMPKPTPVRSSSRNA, encoded by the coding sequence ATGTCGTCGGCCCTGCCACCCAGACCCCGGATCATCGGACCCAAAGTCCGGATTTGCATCGTTGCGTCGAAATACAATGAGCAATACACCGACGCACTCGTGGAGAACACCGTCGAGGAACTCGGCGTGTTGGTCCCGCAGGCCCGCGTGGATCTGATCCGCGTGCCGGGTGCCTTCGAGATCCCGGTGACCATCGCCAACGTGCTCGACCGCGAGCCGCCGGCCTGCGTGATCGCCCTCGGCCTCATCATCCGCGGCGGCACCGACCACGCCGACCAGATCGCCACCTCGATCACCCAGTCCCTCCAGCAGCTCGCCATCCAATCGAAGCGCCCCGTGATCCATGAGGTGCTGCTGGTCAATGACGAGAAGCAGGCCTACGCCCGCTGCATCGGAGCCAATCTCAACCGTGGCCGTGAAGCCGCCCGCGCCGCCGCCAGCATGATCGACATCTTCATGGAGCTCGACCGTTCCATGCCGAAGCCCACCCCCGTCCGCTCCTCCAGCCGCAATGCCTAG
- a CDS encoding purple acid phosphatase family protein — protein MNLSRRSLLKQAGLLATALPLSRALGVDTPAPEPLPDVLLPYLQNPAADGMTVCFLAQKATAVKVATVKDGQSKLVEMEATGTAIPGTPWTFWKTRLSKLQPGTAYRYQVRYTSEDKPQATPIYTFRTFNPKAPELKVAIFNDIHNHLDTFEAALANLKKDEFEFSIFNGDMINDPSASDGASVVFRLWNDYVRLLDGSQKPIVFIRGNHELRGSFSKKLAYMFDLPHLDAAAPEADQQWQFAFNAGPVHFTFMDTGEDDSPTTDPTSYKRPRFWEAFRRKQTAWLDQHLATPAVKDARHRVFVAHIPLHDPTGDYSIVSRDEWSNRIATAKFDLMLAGHDHAWKYLPEKKSFTVDKGPETDTPPIPVLIGGGPAMKQGTVILLTADSKGLRTKMFASDGGKVLHEGSYKA, from the coding sequence ATGAACCTTTCCCGCCGTTCCCTCCTCAAGCAAGCTGGCCTCCTCGCCACCGCCCTGCCACTCAGCCGCGCCCTCGGAGTGGATACCCCGGCCCCCGAGCCGCTGCCGGACGTGCTCCTCCCCTATCTCCAGAATCCCGCCGCGGATGGCATGACCGTCTGCTTCCTCGCCCAGAAGGCCACGGCCGTGAAAGTCGCCACAGTGAAAGACGGCCAATCGAAGCTCGTGGAAATGGAAGCCACCGGCACCGCCATTCCGGGCACGCCGTGGACCTTCTGGAAGACCCGTCTCAGCAAACTCCAGCCCGGCACCGCCTACCGCTACCAGGTCCGCTACACCTCGGAGGACAAGCCGCAGGCCACGCCGATCTACACCTTCCGCACTTTCAACCCGAAGGCCCCGGAACTGAAGGTGGCCATCTTCAACGACATCCACAACCACCTCGATACCTTCGAAGCCGCGCTGGCCAATCTGAAGAAGGACGAGTTTGAATTCAGCATCTTCAATGGCGACATGATCAACGACCCGAGCGCCTCCGATGGAGCCTCGGTCGTCTTCCGTCTGTGGAATGACTACGTCCGCCTGCTCGATGGCTCGCAGAAACCGATCGTCTTCATCCGTGGCAACCACGAGCTGCGCGGCAGCTTCAGCAAGAAGCTCGCCTACATGTTCGACCTGCCACACCTCGATGCCGCCGCTCCGGAGGCGGACCAGCAATGGCAGTTCGCGTTCAATGCCGGACCCGTCCACTTCACCTTCATGGATACCGGCGAGGACGATTCCCCGACCACCGATCCCACCAGCTACAAGCGCCCGCGTTTCTGGGAAGCCTTCCGCCGCAAGCAGACCGCGTGGCTCGATCAGCACCTCGCCACTCCTGCGGTGAAGGATGCACGGCACCGTGTCTTCGTCGCCCACATCCCGCTGCATGATCCCACCGGCGACTACTCCATCGTCTCGCGCGACGAATGGAGCAACCGCATCGCCACCGCGAAGTTCGATCTCATGCTCGCCGGTCACGACCACGCGTGGAAGTATCTGCCGGAGAAAAAATCCTTCACCGTCGACAAGGGGCCGGAAACCGACACCCCGCCGATCCCCGTGCTCATCGGCGGTGGCCCGGCGATGAAGCAGGGCACCGTCATCCTCCTCACCGCGGACTCGAAGGGCCTGCGCACGAAGATGTTCGCGTCCGATGGCGGCAAGGTCCTGCACGAAGGCAGCTACAAGGCGTGA